The following proteins are encoded in a genomic region of Mycolicibacterium confluentis:
- the arfC gene encoding channel accessory protein ArfC, sunset domain variant, which produces MSDVNWWLMALAFVLGVLLTLAFMIRRVTREVPIYAPLGRGPKGDVGAPTVDTSGASEASGASGAKAAGLAAGAGAGVAGAAAAAKATGGTGDVEIADEAPFGAGSVRLASGSATGPSGYTIKGNEDSMLYHTTESPSYEQTVAEVWFQKVEDAERAGFQRWDIRSQGNK; this is translated from the coding sequence ATGAGCGACGTGAACTGGTGGCTGATGGCCTTGGCGTTCGTGCTCGGCGTGCTGTTGACGCTCGCCTTCATGATCCGCCGGGTCACCCGTGAGGTGCCGATTTACGCCCCGCTGGGTCGCGGCCCGAAGGGTGACGTGGGCGCGCCCACGGTGGATACGTCGGGTGCATCCGAAGCCTCGGGCGCCTCCGGTGCCAAGGCCGCGGGCCTGGCCGCAGGTGCCGGTGCTGGCGTCGCGGGGGCTGCTGCCGCAGCGAAGGCGACCGGGGGCACCGGTGACGTGGAGATCGCCGACGAGGCGCCATTCGGTGCCGGGTCGGTGCGCCTGGCGTCGGGAAGTGCGACGGGCCCGTCGGGGTACACGATCAAGGGCAACGAGGACTCGATGCTCTACCACACCACCGAAAGCCCGTCGTATGAGCAGACCGTCGCCGAGGTCTGGTTCCAGAAGGTCGAGGACGCCGAACGCGCGGGCTTCCAGCGCTGGGATATCCGCAGCCAGGGCAATAAGTAG
- a CDS encoding ABC transporter ATP-binding protein: MSHGSGKCESTHLQLRSDEPLAASIAPPPARIRGSSDLIRLLPYLLPYRARWITMIVVALVSLGATIAIPLMTRAVIDGPVRHQDQQGLWILGAAALGVGITEAVLWFIRRWLVARATMGVEADIRKDLYARLQILPMSFHGRWESGQLLSRVMNDLATIRRFLSFGLVFLLLNVIQITVVTGILLAMYWPLGVVVVVSIVPITLTVLHFERQFTRLSRQAQDQSGVVATHVEEAALGVRVVKSFGREEYVFDRFDTEATALYDLQVRKVGVSARFWTLLEVIPNLTLIVVLGFGAYAAGHGLVTMGTLVAFITMMLSLVWPIASLGFLLSMMQESMTASNRIAEIFDAPREIEDGPIADPPRAGRLELVDVGFRFPGAAESALRHVNLTIEPGETVALVGATGSGKSVLVALLSRLYDVTEGRILLDGIDIRDMTLSALRGAVATAFEDPTLFSMSVAENLRLGRSEASDEDLARAIDIAAADFVYDLPYGLDTRIGEQGMSLSGGQRQRLALARAILADPKVLVLDDTLSALDVHTEAEVTEALHRVLGGVTGIVVAHRASTVLLADRVALLADGRITHVGTHTQLLAEVPEYRDLLAADDGLNDDLECATTWEADEEWNRLGRTYTEQSRDEEVSDERDSLARPAGREGRR, translated from the coding sequence ATGTCGCACGGGTCGGGTAAGTGTGAGAGCACGCATCTGCAATTGAGGAGCGATGAGCCGTTGGCAGCGTCGATAGCACCGCCGCCCGCCCGGATCAGGGGCAGTTCCGACCTGATCCGGCTGCTGCCGTACCTGCTGCCGTACCGGGCCCGCTGGATCACGATGATCGTGGTCGCGCTGGTCAGCCTGGGCGCCACGATCGCGATCCCGCTGATGACCAGGGCCGTCATCGACGGCCCTGTGCGTCATCAGGACCAGCAGGGGCTGTGGATTCTGGGCGCCGCCGCGCTGGGGGTCGGCATCACCGAAGCGGTCCTGTGGTTCATCCGGCGCTGGCTGGTGGCGCGCGCCACGATGGGCGTGGAGGCCGACATCCGCAAGGATCTCTACGCGCGCCTGCAGATCCTGCCGATGTCCTTCCACGGCCGCTGGGAGTCCGGCCAACTGCTGTCCCGCGTCATGAACGACCTGGCGACCATCCGTCGCTTCCTGTCGTTCGGGCTGGTGTTCCTCCTGCTCAACGTCATCCAGATCACCGTGGTGACGGGCATCCTGCTGGCGATGTACTGGCCGCTGGGCGTCGTCGTGGTGGTGTCGATCGTGCCGATCACGTTGACCGTGCTGCATTTCGAGCGGCAGTTCACCCGGTTGTCCCGGCAGGCCCAAGATCAGTCCGGCGTGGTGGCCACCCACGTCGAGGAGGCCGCACTGGGCGTGCGGGTGGTGAAGTCATTCGGCCGCGAGGAGTACGTGTTCGACAGGTTCGACACCGAGGCCACAGCGCTCTACGACCTTCAGGTCCGCAAGGTCGGGGTGTCGGCGCGGTTCTGGACCCTGCTCGAGGTCATCCCCAACCTGACGCTGATCGTGGTGCTCGGATTCGGGGCGTACGCCGCCGGCCACGGCCTGGTGACGATGGGAACCCTGGTCGCGTTCATCACGATGATGCTGTCGCTGGTGTGGCCGATCGCGTCGCTGGGGTTTCTGCTGTCGATGATGCAGGAGTCGATGACGGCGTCCAACCGCATCGCGGAGATCTTCGACGCGCCTCGCGAGATCGAGGACGGACCGATCGCGGACCCGCCGCGGGCCGGCCGGCTGGAACTCGTCGATGTCGGGTTCCGGTTCCCTGGTGCCGCCGAGAGTGCCCTGCGGCACGTCAACCTCACGATCGAACCGGGCGAAACGGTGGCCCTGGTCGGTGCGACCGGGTCGGGCAAGTCCGTCCTGGTGGCGCTGTTGTCCCGCTTGTATGACGTCACCGAGGGCCGAATCCTGCTGGACGGCATCGACATCCGCGACATGACGCTGTCCGCGCTTCGCGGCGCGGTGGCCACGGCGTTCGAAGACCCGACGCTGTTCTCGATGTCGGTGGCCGAGAACCTGCGCCTGGGCCGGTCCGAAGCCAGCGATGAGGACCTCGCCCGCGCCATCGACATCGCCGCGGCCGACTTCGTCTACGACCTGCCCTACGGCCTGGACACCCGGATCGGCGAGCAGGGCATGAGCCTGTCCGGCGGTCAGCGTCAGCGCCTGGCACTGGCCCGGGCCATCCTGGCCGACCCCAAGGTCCTGGTCCTCGACGACACCCTGTCCGCGCTGGACGTGCACACCGAGGCCGAGGTCACCGAGGCCCTGCATCGGGTGCTGGGCGGGGTCACGGGAATCGTTGTCGCGCATCGGGCTTCGACGGTCCTGCTGGCCGACCGGGTCGCGCTGCTGGCCGACGGGCGCATCACCCATGTCGGCACTCACACCCAACTGTTGGCGGAGGTCCCGGAGTACCGGGACCTGCTGGCCGCCGACGACGGGCTCAACGACGACCTCGAATGCGCCACCACCTGGGAGGCCGACGAGGAGTGGAATCGGTTGGGCCGCACATACACCGAACAGAGTCGGGACGAGGAGGTGAGCGATGAGCGAGACAGTCTGGCGCGGCCGGCTGGACGAGAAGGCCGACGATGA
- a CDS encoding helix-turn-helix transcriptional regulator: MPVERLLRPRDADALRAELRSVATETGLPLTFGGEVHGDTLLLTEFLGTRTAAMRGLAVRPSAGLGGATVVARRPLSVPDYRRASAITHDYDEPVLTEGITSILAVPVLVDGRPRAVLYGAHRDAAPIGDRTAAAMLSSARRLSHELTIRDEVDRRLRLRDAQTAQFGDGAARPEQVREVHAELRRLAVDAPAPLQGQLRRLADLLTAEHPPGSVPLTSRELDVLSQVALGCTNKEAAQRLSLKPETVKSYLRSAAAKLGTSTRHEAVSRARRARLIP; the protein is encoded by the coding sequence ATGCCCGTCGAACGGTTGCTGCGTCCGCGCGACGCCGACGCTCTGCGTGCCGAACTGCGGTCGGTGGCCACCGAGACCGGTCTGCCGCTGACCTTCGGCGGCGAGGTGCACGGGGACACCCTGCTGCTGACCGAGTTCCTCGGCACGCGCACGGCCGCGATGCGCGGGCTGGCGGTGCGGCCCAGCGCCGGACTCGGCGGGGCGACCGTGGTGGCGCGGCGCCCGCTGTCGGTGCCCGACTACCGGCGCGCCTCGGCGATCACCCACGACTACGACGAACCGGTGCTCACCGAGGGCATCACCTCGATCCTCGCGGTGCCCGTCCTGGTCGACGGCAGGCCCCGCGCCGTGCTCTACGGCGCCCACCGCGACGCGGCACCGATCGGCGACCGCACCGCGGCCGCGATGCTGTCCTCGGCGCGCCGACTGAGCCATGAACTGACCATCCGCGACGAGGTCGACCGCAGGCTTCGGTTGCGTGACGCGCAGACCGCCCAGTTCGGTGACGGCGCGGCACGCCCCGAGCAGGTGCGGGAGGTGCACGCCGAACTTCGCCGCCTTGCCGTCGATGCCCCGGCGCCACTGCAGGGGCAGCTTCGCCGGCTGGCCGACTTGCTGACCGCCGAACATCCGCCGGGCAGTGTCCCTCTGACGTCACGGGAACTCGACGTCCTGTCCCAGGTGGCGCTGGGCTGCACCAACAAGGAAGCCGCCCAACGCCTCTCGCTCAAGCCCGAGACCGTCAAGAGCTACCTGCGCAGCGCGGCGGCCAAGCTCGGCACCAGCACGCGGCATGAGGCTGTCAGTCGGGCCCGGCGCGCGCGCCTGATTCCCTAG
- the arfA gene encoding channel-forming protein ArfA/OmpATb has translation MSDPEETRTVTGWRTASRLYRQSPGIGWLLALLAIPLLLGLLGWGLLDKSAQDTEVSLPSTAPSVTVPPASAPEVTVPAVASALSILRNGNDITLTGDLPDEAAKNGLLDSLRGVFGPDVNLIDQLNIKAGVDAPDLSGLGAVFKAAVDIPDFNWKLDGDTITLTGTAPTEEVKAAVEAAATSAWPNVKIDNQIRVGAPGAPGAATPAPASPAPAPAGECANLQADITAALNAPINFQTDGFTLTPGSQQMLKQVAQKITACPEVRIKVDGYTDSSGNDAINVPLSGNRAKAVADYLVSQGVGTDLVTSQGHGSANPIASNDTAEGKAKNRRVEITVS, from the coding sequence ATGTCGGATCCCGAAGAAACGCGCACTGTCACAGGGTGGCGAACGGCATCCAGGCTCTACCGTCAGTCCCCGGGAATCGGGTGGTTATTGGCGCTTTTGGCCATTCCGCTGTTGCTCGGACTTCTGGGCTGGGGCCTGCTTGATAAGTCCGCCCAGGACACCGAGGTGTCGCTGCCGAGTACAGCGCCGTCGGTCACAGTCCCACCGGCGAGTGCACCCGAGGTGACGGTGCCGGCCGTGGCCTCAGCGCTGTCGATTCTGCGCAATGGCAATGACATCACCCTCACTGGCGACCTGCCCGATGAGGCCGCCAAGAATGGACTGCTCGATTCACTCCGCGGTGTTTTCGGCCCGGATGTGAATCTGATCGATCAGTTGAACATCAAGGCCGGCGTCGACGCTCCGGACCTCTCCGGTCTGGGCGCGGTGTTCAAGGCTGCGGTCGACATCCCAGACTTCAACTGGAAGCTCGACGGCGACACCATCACCTTGACGGGCACGGCGCCGACCGAAGAGGTCAAGGCGGCAGTCGAGGCGGCCGCCACGTCCGCGTGGCCGAACGTCAAGATCGACAACCAGATTCGCGTCGGTGCTCCGGGTGCCCCCGGTGCAGCCACGCCTGCTCCGGCTTCGCCCGCGCCGGCGCCCGCCGGTGAATGCGCGAACCTGCAGGCCGACATCACCGCGGCACTCAACGCGCCGATCAACTTCCAGACCGACGGTTTCACGCTGACGCCGGGCAGCCAGCAGATGCTGAAGCAGGTGGCGCAGAAGATCACGGCGTGCCCCGAGGTTCGGATCAAGGTCGACGGCTACACCGACAGCAGCGGCAACGACGCCATCAACGTCCCGCTGAGCGGCAACCGCGCCAAGGCCGTGGCGGACTACCTGGTGTCGCAGGGCGTCGGGACCGATCTTGTGACCTCACAGGGACACGGTTCGGCCAACCCGATCGCCAGCAACGACACGGCCGAGGGCAAGGCCAAGAACCGTCGCGTCGAGATCACGGTCAGCTGA
- a CDS encoding AMP-binding protein, which yields MNAVSESYAAGPTDRPILEETVGANFERVAAEHPDTEALVDVAGGRRWTYAELDDDINTTAKALMALGIQRGDRVGIWAPNGPEWVIVQFATAKIGAILVTVNPAYRTSELAYVLGQSGVRTLISAAGFRDADFVAMVAEVRSDASELVDVVFLGTDDWSNLRARADEVSEDQLRARMASLSNHDPINIQYTSGTTGFPKGATLSHRNILNNGYFVTDLIKLDVGDRLCIPVPFYHCFGMVMGNLGCTTHGATIVIPGPGFDPGYTLHAVQKERCTGVYGVPTMFIAMQSHPSFENFDLSSLRTGIMAGAVCPVEVMKRCVGDMHMSEVAIAYGMTETSPVSCQTRIDDDLERRTATIGRAHPHVEIKIVDPDTGVVVPRGEPGEFCTRGYSVMLGYWNDEAKTRDAVDADGWMHTGDLAVMREDGYCTVVGRIKDMVIRGGENIYPREIEEFLYAHPDVEDAQVIGVPDEKYGEEICAWIRMRPGRAALTVESLREYASAKLAHYKIPRYVHVVDEFPMTVTGKVRKVEMREETARILGL from the coding sequence ATGAACGCTGTGTCCGAGTCCTACGCCGCGGGCCCCACCGATCGCCCGATTCTCGAGGAGACGGTGGGGGCCAACTTCGAACGTGTCGCGGCTGAGCACCCCGACACCGAAGCCCTTGTCGACGTGGCCGGTGGGCGTCGCTGGACCTACGCCGAACTCGACGACGACATCAACACCACGGCAAAGGCGTTGATGGCCCTCGGCATTCAGCGCGGTGACCGGGTCGGCATCTGGGCGCCGAACGGTCCTGAGTGGGTCATCGTGCAGTTCGCCACGGCGAAGATCGGCGCCATTCTGGTCACGGTCAACCCGGCCTACCGCACCAGCGAACTGGCCTACGTGCTGGGCCAGTCCGGCGTGCGGACGCTGATCTCGGCGGCCGGGTTTCGCGACGCCGACTTCGTGGCAATGGTGGCCGAGGTCAGATCCGACGCGTCCGAGTTGGTCGACGTGGTGTTTCTGGGCACCGACGACTGGTCGAACCTGCGGGCGCGCGCCGACGAGGTCAGTGAGGACCAACTGCGGGCCCGGATGGCGAGCCTGTCGAACCACGATCCGATCAACATCCAGTACACGTCCGGGACAACGGGTTTCCCCAAAGGGGCCACGCTGTCGCACCGCAACATCCTCAACAACGGCTACTTCGTCACTGACCTGATCAAGCTCGACGTGGGGGACCGGTTGTGCATCCCCGTGCCGTTCTACCACTGCTTCGGCATGGTCATGGGCAATCTCGGCTGCACGACCCACGGTGCCACAATCGTGATTCCCGGCCCCGGTTTCGACCCCGGATACACCCTGCATGCGGTCCAGAAAGAAAGGTGCACAGGGGTTTACGGCGTCCCGACGATGTTCATCGCGATGCAGTCGCACCCGTCGTTCGAGAACTTCGATCTGTCCTCGCTGCGGACCGGCATCATGGCGGGCGCGGTGTGCCCAGTCGAGGTGATGAAGCGCTGCGTCGGCGATATGCACATGTCCGAGGTGGCCATCGCCTATGGCATGACCGAGACATCCCCGGTGTCGTGTCAGACCCGCATCGACGACGATCTGGAACGCCGGACCGCCACCATCGGTCGTGCGCACCCGCACGTGGAGATCAAGATCGTCGACCCGGACACCGGTGTCGTCGTGCCGCGAGGCGAACCGGGCGAATTCTGCACCCGCGGTTACTCGGTGATGCTGGGCTACTGGAATGACGAGGCCAAGACGCGCGACGCCGTCGACGCCGACGGGTGGATGCATACCGGGGATCTGGCGGTCATGCGCGAGGACGGCTACTGCACGGTGGTCGGGCGGATCAAGGACATGGTGATCCGCGGCGGCGAGAACATCTATCCGCGTGAGATCGAGGAGTTCCTCTACGCCCACCCCGACGTCGAGGACGCGCAGGTGATCGGTGTTCCCGACGAGAAGTACGGCGAGGAGATCTGCGCCTGGATCCGGATGCGACCGGGGCGTGCCGCGCTCACCGTGGAGTCCTTGCGGGAGTACGCCTCCGCCAAGTTGGCGCACTACAAGATTCCGCGCTACGTGCACGTGGTCGACGAGTTCCCGATGACGGTCACGGGCAAGGTGCGCAAGGTCGAGATGCGCGAGGAGACCGCGCGGATCCTTGGACTCTGA
- the arfB gene encoding channel accessory protein ArfB, with translation MDFVIQWLWYLLAFLVGSLVAWLIAVVTIRRTSEEEAFADLPGSRQIGETR, from the coding sequence ATGGACTTCGTCATTCAATGGCTCTGGTACCTGTTGGCGTTCCTGGTCGGCTCTCTTGTCGCCTGGCTGATCGCCGTCGTCACGATTCGGCGCACCAGCGAGGAGGAGGCGTTCGCCGACCTGCCCGGTTCGCGTCAGATAGGAGAAACACGATGA
- a CDS encoding ABC transporter ATP-binding protein has translation MSETVWRGRLDEKADDDLPIDEALPRRREARDLLYSLLTPFRATVAVLAVIVVVENAARLSVPLLVQRGIDRGIPPIAEGGPARELMMIVAALCVVVCVQAVSRMVFLKRSGQVGQKVLLELRRRVFRHFGRLDVAFHDRYTSGRVVSRSTNDIEAIQEMLQTGFDSLITAVLTLGGTAVLLIVLDWRLGLVCLVAFPILVALAAWFRTESAKTYREVRESAALVIVQFVETMTGIKAVQAYRREGRNQEIFDDVADRYRDINEKTFKLVAIFMPGVKLVGNITTGVVLLYGGYRVLHGEMTIGTLTAFLLYLRMFFEPMQEITQFFNTFQSASSALEKLAGVLAQKPAIADPEHPETLTTVRGQVELDHVGFSYVPNRPVLPDLDLVVPAGQTVALVGTTGAGKTTIAKLIARFYDPTSGVVRLDGIDLRNLPQDELRRHVVMVTQENFMFSGTVADNIRFGRPEATDAEVIAAAEAVGADRFIAALPDGYETDVAKRGGRLSAGQRQLVAFARAFLADPAVLILDEATSSLDIPSERMVQRALKTVLADRTALVIAHRLSTVEIADRVLVLEHGRILEDGPPAELVRGDGHYAALHEAWVRSLV, from the coding sequence ATGAGCGAGACAGTCTGGCGCGGCCGGCTGGACGAGAAGGCCGACGATGACCTGCCGATCGACGAGGCGCTGCCGCGGCGGCGCGAGGCACGCGATCTGCTCTACTCACTGCTGACGCCGTTCCGGGCCACCGTCGCGGTGCTGGCCGTGATCGTCGTGGTGGAGAACGCTGCCCGGCTCTCAGTGCCGCTGCTGGTGCAACGCGGTATCGACCGCGGCATCCCACCGATCGCCGAGGGCGGACCGGCGCGCGAACTCATGATGATCGTGGCCGCGCTGTGCGTGGTGGTGTGCGTGCAGGCCGTCAGCCGGATGGTGTTCCTCAAGCGCTCCGGTCAGGTGGGGCAGAAGGTGCTGCTCGAACTGCGGCGCCGCGTGTTCCGCCACTTCGGCCGCCTCGACGTGGCGTTCCACGACCGCTACACCTCCGGTCGCGTGGTCAGCCGCTCGACCAACGACATCGAAGCCATCCAGGAGATGCTGCAGACCGGGTTCGACAGCCTGATCACCGCCGTGCTGACCCTCGGCGGCACCGCGGTCCTGCTGATCGTGCTGGACTGGCGCCTGGGCCTGGTGTGCCTGGTGGCCTTCCCCATCCTGGTTGCGCTCGCGGCCTGGTTCCGCACCGAATCGGCCAAGACCTACCGTGAGGTGCGCGAGAGCGCCGCCCTGGTGATCGTGCAGTTCGTCGAGACCATGACCGGCATCAAGGCCGTGCAGGCCTACCGGCGCGAGGGCCGCAACCAGGAGATCTTCGACGACGTCGCCGACCGCTACCGCGACATCAACGAGAAGACGTTCAAGCTGGTCGCGATCTTCATGCCCGGCGTCAAACTGGTCGGCAACATCACCACGGGCGTGGTGCTGCTCTACGGCGGCTACCGAGTGCTGCACGGCGAAATGACGATCGGCACGCTCACCGCCTTCCTGCTGTATCTGCGGATGTTCTTCGAGCCCATGCAGGAGATCACGCAGTTCTTCAACACCTTCCAGTCCGCCTCCTCGGCACTGGAGAAGCTGGCCGGCGTACTCGCCCAGAAGCCCGCGATCGCCGATCCCGAGCACCCGGAGACGCTCACGACGGTGCGCGGCCAGGTCGAACTCGACCACGTGGGGTTCTCCTACGTGCCCAATCGGCCCGTGCTGCCCGACCTCGACCTCGTGGTGCCCGCGGGTCAGACCGTCGCATTGGTGGGCACCACCGGGGCCGGCAAAACCACCATCGCGAAGCTGATCGCGCGGTTCTACGACCCGACGTCCGGGGTGGTCCGACTCGACGGGATCGACCTGCGGAACCTCCCTCAGGACGAACTGCGCCGCCACGTCGTCATGGTCACGCAGGAGAACTTCATGTTCTCGGGCACTGTCGCCGACAACATCCGCTTCGGCCGCCCCGAGGCCACCGACGCCGAGGTGATCGCCGCGGCCGAGGCCGTCGGAGCCGACCGGTTCATCGCGGCCCTGCCCGACGGCTACGAGACCGACGTGGCCAAGCGCGGTGGTCGGCTGTCGGCCGGACAGCGCCAACTGGTGGCGTTCGCGCGCGCGTTCCTGGCCGATCCTGCGGTGCTGATCCTCGACGAGGCGACGTCCTCACTCGACATCCCCAGCGAGCGGATGGTGCAGCGCGCCTTGAAGACCGTGCTGGCCGATCGCACGGCCCTGGTGATCGCCCACCGGCTTTCGACGGTTGAGATCGCCGACCGTGTGCTGGTGCTTGAGCATGGCCGGATCCTCGAGGACGGCCCACCCGCCGAACTGGTCCGCGGCGACGGGCATTACGCCGCACTGCATGAGGCCTGGGTGCGGTCGCTGGTCTAG
- a CDS encoding AMP-binding protein, producing MGSNTDRYRSARDQLVTVLTDYDKAVATFEWPRLEGTFNWATDWFDVIAREPGTAERLALWILEEDGSETKVTFAQMASRSDQLATWLRALGVGRGDRVILMLGNQVELWESMLAVAKLGAVVMPTTGALGPADLADRISRGAARFVIADIVDAPKFDDVEGDYGRIVVGGDLPGWRSYAESADVESEGPFQPGTAVDDPLLVYFTSGTTSRPKLVEHSQTSYPVGHMSTMAWIGVQPGDTHLAISSPGWAKHAWSCFFAPWIAEATIFVYNYARFDAAALLDQLRRADVNTFCAPPTVWRMLIQADLGERPAGLREILGAGEPLNPEVIGTVERAWGLTIRDGFGQTETTLQIGNTPGQPVKAGSMGRPMPGVPVILVDPLSGELADEGEICLDLSQAPLNLMTGYLGDPERNREVMAGGHYHTGDVASRDEDGYITYIGRTDDVFKSSDYKVSPFELESVLIEHPAVVEAAVVPQPDDTRLAIPKAYVTLAEGWADGAETARAILEYSRDHLAPYLKVRRVEFAELPKTVSGKIRRVELRRREEDAHRDGTPIATEYRYEDLLR from the coding sequence ATGGGATCGAATACAGATCGCTATCGCAGCGCGCGCGATCAGCTCGTCACTGTTCTCACCGACTACGACAAAGCGGTCGCCACATTCGAGTGGCCCCGTCTGGAGGGCACGTTCAACTGGGCGACCGACTGGTTCGACGTGATCGCCCGCGAGCCCGGTACCGCCGAACGCCTGGCGCTGTGGATCCTCGAAGAGGACGGCAGCGAAACCAAGGTCACGTTCGCGCAGATGGCGAGCCGTTCCGACCAGCTCGCCACGTGGCTGCGCGCCCTCGGCGTAGGCAGGGGCGACCGGGTGATCCTGATGCTGGGCAACCAGGTCGAACTGTGGGAGTCGATGCTCGCGGTCGCCAAACTGGGCGCCGTCGTGATGCCCACGACGGGAGCGCTGGGTCCGGCCGACCTGGCCGACCGGATCAGCCGGGGCGCGGCGCGGTTTGTGATCGCCGACATCGTCGACGCGCCGAAGTTCGACGACGTCGAGGGTGACTACGGACGCATCGTGGTCGGGGGCGACCTGCCGGGGTGGCGGTCCTACGCCGAGTCGGCGGACGTCGAATCCGAGGGCCCGTTCCAGCCGGGCACCGCGGTCGACGACCCTCTGCTCGTGTACTTCACCTCCGGCACCACCAGCCGTCCCAAACTGGTCGAGCACTCCCAGACGAGCTATCCCGTCGGGCATATGTCGACGATGGCCTGGATCGGCGTCCAGCCCGGGGACACCCACCTGGCGATCAGCAGCCCCGGATGGGCCAAGCACGCGTGGAGTTGTTTCTTCGCGCCGTGGATCGCCGAGGCCACGATCTTCGTCTACAACTACGCGCGTTTCGATGCCGCGGCGCTGCTGGACCAGCTCCGCAGGGCCGACGTCAACACGTTCTGTGCTCCTCCGACGGTGTGGCGCATGCTGATTCAGGCCGACCTCGGTGAGCGGCCTGCGGGTCTGCGCGAAATCCTCGGTGCCGGTGAGCCACTCAACCCCGAGGTGATCGGCACCGTCGAGCGGGCCTGGGGGCTGACCATCCGCGACGGGTTCGGCCAGACCGAGACCACGCTGCAGATCGGCAACACCCCGGGACAGCCGGTCAAGGCCGGATCGATGGGCCGGCCGATGCCGGGCGTGCCGGTGATCCTCGTCGACCCGCTGAGCGGTGAGCTCGCCGACGAGGGTGAGATCTGCCTGGACCTCAGCCAGGCTCCGCTCAACCTGATGACGGGTTATCTGGGCGATCCCGAGCGCAACCGGGAGGTGATGGCCGGCGGTCACTACCACACCGGTGACGTCGCCAGCCGTGACGAGGACGGCTACATCACCTACATCGGACGCACCGACGACGTGTTCAAGTCTTCGGACTACAAGGTGTCGCCCTTTGAACTGGAGAGCGTGCTCATCGAGCACCCGGCTGTGGTCGAGGCAGCGGTGGTCCCGCAACCCGACGACACCCGCCTGGCGATTCCGAAGGCCTATGTGACGTTGGCCGAGGGCTGGGCCGACGGCGCCGAGACGGCCCGCGCGATCCTCGAGTACTCGCGCGATCACCTGGCGCCGTACTTGAAGGTGCGTCGCGTCGAGTTCGCCGAGCTGCCGAAGACCGTGTCCGGCAAGATCCGCCGGGTCGAACTGCGCAGACGTGAAGAGGATGCGCACCGGGACGGCACCCCGATCGCCACCGAATACCGCTACGAGGACCTGCTCCGATGA
- the prrA gene encoding two-component system response regulator PrrA — MGDMDSGAGSPRVLVVDDDADVLASLERGLRLSGFEVSTAVDGAEALRSATETRPDAIVLDINMPVLDGVSVVTALRAMDNDVPVCVLSARSSVDDRVAGLEAGADDYLVKPFVLAELVARVRALLRRRGATATFSSETIAVGPLEVDIPGRRARVNGVDVDLTKREFDLLAVLAEHKTAVLSRAQLLELVWGYDFAADTNVVDVFIGYLRRKLEAGGAPRLLHTVRGVGFVLRTQ; from the coding sequence ATTGGCGACATGGACAGTGGTGCAGGTTCCCCTCGGGTCTTGGTCGTCGATGACGATGCCGACGTGCTGGCGTCCCTTGAGCGCGGTCTGCGACTCTCCGGTTTCGAGGTCTCGACCGCGGTCGACGGCGCCGAAGCACTGCGCAGCGCCACCGAGACCCGGCCGGATGCGATCGTGCTCGACATCAACATGCCCGTGCTCGACGGCGTCAGCGTGGTGACCGCGCTGCGGGCCATGGACAACGACGTGCCGGTCTGCGTGCTGTCGGCCCGCAGTTCGGTGGACGACCGGGTCGCCGGCCTGGAAGCCGGAGCCGACGACTACCTCGTCAAGCCGTTCGTACTTGCCGAACTCGTCGCGCGGGTGCGGGCGCTGCTGCGCCGACGCGGCGCCACCGCGACGTTCTCGTCCGAGACCATCGCGGTCGGTCCGCTCGAGGTCGACATCCCGGGCCGCCGTGCCCGCGTCAACGGTGTCGACGTCGACCTGACCAAGCGTGAGTTCGATCTTCTGGCCGTGCTCGCTGAGCACAAGACCGCGGTGCTCTCACGGGCTCAACTGCTCGAACTGGTGTGGGGCTACGACTTCGCGGCCGACACCAACGTCGTCGACGTGTTCATCGGGTACCTGCGGCGCAAGCTTGAGGCCGGTGGTGCGCCGCGTCTGCTGCACACCGTGCGCGGCGTGGGGTTTGTGCTCAGGACGCAGTAG